In one window of Pseudomonas benzenivorans DNA:
- a CDS encoding MerR family transcriptional regulator, which yields MYIGKVAALTGCTPKAIRLYEQLGLLSAPARQGKYRVYTEHHLTIVRLIRAAQASGFKLAEMAPLIEEKNRRQWFPLDIAHQGIAAKRAQIQAEIAALRTLDARLVMLQAEIDQLFAEPADADFTL from the coding sequence ATGTACATCGGCAAGGTCGCCGCACTGACCGGCTGCACCCCCAAGGCCATCCGCCTGTATGAGCAGCTCGGCCTGCTCTCCGCCCCTGCCCGCCAGGGCAAATACCGGGTCTATACCGAGCACCACCTGACCATTGTCCGGCTGATCCGCGCGGCGCAGGCCTCGGGTTTCAAGCTGGCGGAAATGGCGCCGCTGATCGAGGAAAAGAATCGCCGGCAATGGTTTCCACTGGACATCGCCCATCAGGGCATCGCCGCCAAGCGCGCGCAGATTCAAGCCGAGATCGCCGCCCTCCGAACACTGGACGCCCGCCTGGTGATGCTGCAGGCCGAGATCGACCAGCTGTTTGCCGAGCCGGCCGACGCGGACTTCACCCTCTAG
- a CDS encoding polyamine ABC transporter substrate-binding protein: MNRLTRTLTAGLCAGALLGGLGQALAADKPRELRVYNWADYMLPSVPKEFQEKSGIQLTWDLFDTNEALEAKLLTGNSGYDLVVPSNTFLDTQIRAGVFQKLDKAKLPNWRHLDPGLLQLMTANDPGNEHAVPYMYGTVLLGFNPDQVKAALGEDAPVNSWDLIFKEENAAKLAQCGVTLLDSPSEMLPIALHYLGLDPASTRREDYDKATELLLKIRPHVRYFHSAKYMTDIANGNICVAVGYSGSFYQFANRAKEAGNGVVIDWRLPKEGAPLWFDSFAIPASAQNVEEAHEFLNNLLDPQVVAPISTFLGYPNPNKSSMPLVSAEIRDNPDLTPTAEAQKTLYVLKPLPQKAERLRTRAWTRIKSGT, from the coding sequence ATGAACAGACTCACCCGCACCCTGACCGCCGGCCTCTGCGCCGGCGCCCTGCTCGGCGGCCTCGGCCAGGCCCTGGCCGCCGACAAGCCGCGCGAGCTGCGCGTGTACAACTGGGCCGACTACATGCTGCCCTCGGTGCCCAAGGAGTTTCAGGAGAAATCCGGCATCCAGCTGACCTGGGACCTGTTCGACACCAACGAGGCCCTGGAGGCCAAGCTGCTCACCGGCAACTCCGGCTACGACCTGGTGGTGCCGTCCAATACCTTCCTCGACACCCAGATCCGCGCCGGGGTGTTCCAGAAGCTGGACAAGGCCAAGCTGCCCAACTGGCGGCACCTGGATCCCGGCCTGCTGCAGCTGATGACCGCCAACGACCCCGGCAACGAGCATGCGGTGCCCTACATGTACGGCACCGTGCTGCTCGGCTTCAACCCGGACCAGGTCAAGGCCGCCCTCGGCGAAGACGCCCCGGTGAACAGCTGGGATCTGATCTTCAAGGAGGAGAACGCCGCCAAGCTGGCCCAGTGCGGGGTGACCCTGCTCGACTCGCCGAGCGAGATGCTGCCGATCGCCCTGCACTACCTGGGCCTGGACCCGGCCAGCACCCGGCGCGAGGACTACGACAAGGCCACCGAACTGCTGCTGAAGATCCGCCCGCACGTGCGCTACTTCCACTCGGCCAAGTACATGACCGACATCGCCAACGGCAACATCTGCGTGGCCGTCGGTTACTCGGGCAGCTTCTACCAGTTCGCCAACCGCGCCAAGGAAGCCGGCAACGGCGTGGTCATCGACTGGCGCCTGCCCAAGGAAGGCGCGCCGCTGTGGTTCGACTCCTTCGCCATCCCGGCCAGCGCGCAGAACGTCGAGGAGGCCCACGAGTTCCTCAACAACCTGCTCGACCCGCAGGTGGTGGCGCCGATCAGCACCTTCCTCGGCTACCCGAACCCGAACAAGAGCTCGATGCCACTGGTCAGCGCGGAAATCCGCGACAACCCCGACCTGACGCCGACCGCCGAGGCGCAGAAGACCCTGTACGTGCTCAAGCCGCTGCCGCAGAAGGCCGAGCGCCTGCGCACCCGCGCCTGGACCCGGATCAAGTCGGGGACCTGA
- a CDS encoding helix-turn-helix domain-containing protein — MTDHLGPNLKLLCSHYRSIAEVCRQLAINRAQFNKYLSGQSRPTPYNLKRICDFFGVEDYELGLPAEQFAGLIGARSSAQERAAAGDPLLELLQPLREHASSLARYCGYYLEYANCMSVPGQILVSLVQLREERGSYLFERQERQGRPHGPGPVADDSVRCRYLGAAFYLQDRLFLIDYESLTGNEMSQTILIPSFKSRITRLNGLKTGVSSGDRRTPACTRVVWEFLGTEINRVNAYRQVMLYSPDDPRIDADILQRLAAADIRDGLFEID, encoded by the coding sequence ATGACCGACCACCTGGGCCCCAACCTCAAGCTGCTGTGCAGCCACTACCGTTCCATCGCCGAGGTGTGTCGGCAGCTGGCGATCAACCGCGCCCAGTTCAACAAGTACCTGAGCGGCCAGAGCCGGCCGACGCCCTACAACCTCAAGCGCATCTGCGACTTCTTCGGCGTCGAGGACTACGAGCTGGGCCTGCCGGCGGAGCAGTTCGCCGGCCTGATCGGCGCCCGCAGCAGCGCGCAGGAGCGCGCGGCGGCCGGCGACCCGCTGCTCGAGCTGCTGCAGCCGCTGCGCGAGCACGCCAGCAGCCTGGCGCGCTACTGCGGCTATTACCTGGAGTACGCCAATTGCATGTCGGTGCCGGGGCAGATCCTAGTGTCTCTGGTGCAGCTGCGCGAGGAACGCGGCAGCTACCTGTTCGAGCGCCAGGAGCGCCAGGGCCGCCCTCACGGCCCGGGCCCGGTGGCCGACGACTCGGTGCGCTGTCGCTACCTGGGCGCGGCCTTCTACCTGCAGGACCGCTTGTTCCTGATCGACTACGAGTCGCTGACCGGCAATGAGATGAGCCAGACCATCCTGATTCCCAGTTTCAAGAGCCGCATCACCCGCCTCAACGGCCTGAAGACCGGGGTCTCTAGCGGCGACCGGCGCACCCCGGCTTGCACCCGGGTGGTCTGGGAGTTCCTCGGCACTGAGATCAACCGGGTCAACGCCTATCGCCAGGTGATGCTCTACAGTCCGGACGATCCGCGGATCGACGCCGATATCCTGCAGCGCCTGGCGGCGGCGGATATCCGCGATGGCCTGTTCGAGATCGACTAG
- a CDS encoding aspartate ammonia-lyase gives MSAAASFRVEKDLLGTLEVPADAYYGIQTLRAVNNFRLSGVPLAHYPKLVVGLAMVKQASADANRELGHLSAAKHTAISTACARIIQGEFHEQFVVDMIQGGAGTSTNMNANEVIANIALEAMGHEKGEYQHLHPNNDVNMAQSTNDAYPTAIRLGLLLGHDSLLGALDKLIQSLASKGLKFDHVLKMGRTQLQDAVPMTLGQEFRAFATTLGEDLQHLKLLAPTLLTEVNLGGTAIGTGINADPKYQALAVKRLAIISGHPLTPAADLIEATSDMGAFVLFSGMLKRTAVKLSKICNDLRLLSSGPRTGINEINLPPRQPGSSIMPGKVNPVIPEAVNQVAFEVIGNDLALTMAAEGGQLQLNVMEPLIAYKIFDSIRLLTRAMDMLRELCIDGITANEAHCRALMENSIGLITALNPYIGYENATRIAKLALDSGRGVLELVREEKLLDEAELAEILRPENMIAPRLVPLQA, from the coding sequence ATGTCCGCTGCTGCATCCTTTCGCGTCGAAAAAGACCTGCTCGGTACCCTCGAAGTCCCCGCCGATGCCTACTACGGCATCCAGACCCTGCGCGCCGTCAACAACTTCCGCCTGTCCGGCGTGCCCCTGGCGCACTACCCCAAGCTGGTGGTCGGTCTGGCCATGGTCAAGCAGGCCTCGGCCGACGCCAACCGCGAACTGGGCCACCTCTCGGCGGCCAAGCACACGGCGATCAGCACCGCCTGCGCGCGCATCATCCAGGGCGAGTTCCACGAGCAGTTCGTGGTCGACATGATCCAGGGCGGCGCCGGTACCTCGACCAACATGAACGCCAACGAGGTCATCGCCAACATCGCGCTGGAGGCCATGGGCCATGAGAAGGGCGAGTACCAGCACCTGCACCCGAACAACGACGTGAACATGGCGCAGTCGACCAACGACGCCTACCCGACCGCCATCCGCCTCGGCCTGCTGCTGGGCCACGACAGCCTGCTCGGCGCGCTGGACAAGCTGATCCAGTCCCTGGCCAGCAAGGGCCTGAAGTTCGACCACGTGCTGAAGATGGGCCGCACCCAGCTGCAGGACGCCGTGCCCATGACCCTGGGCCAGGAGTTCCGCGCCTTCGCCACCACCCTGGGCGAGGACCTGCAGCACCTCAAGCTGCTCGCCCCGACCCTGCTCACCGAGGTCAACCTGGGCGGCACCGCCATCGGCACCGGGATCAACGCCGACCCGAAGTACCAGGCCCTGGCGGTCAAGCGCCTGGCCATCATCAGCGGCCACCCGCTGACCCCGGCCGCCGACCTGATCGAGGCCACCTCGGATATGGGCGCCTTCGTGCTGTTCTCCGGCATGCTCAAGCGCACCGCGGTCAAGCTGTCGAAGATCTGCAACGACCTGCGCCTGCTGTCCAGCGGCCCGCGCACCGGCATCAACGAGATCAACCTGCCGCCGCGCCAGCCGGGCAGCTCGATCATGCCCGGCAAGGTCAACCCGGTGATCCCCGAGGCGGTCAACCAGGTGGCCTTCGAGGTGATCGGCAACGACCTGGCGCTGACCATGGCGGCCGAGGGCGGCCAGCTGCAGCTCAACGTCATGGAGCCCTTGATCGCCTACAAGATCTTCGACTCGATCCGCCTGCTGACCCGCGCCATGGACATGCTGCGCGAGCTGTGCATCGACGGCATCACCGCCAACGAGGCGCACTGCCGGGCTCTGATGGAGAACTCCATCGGCCTGATCACCGCGCTCAACCCCTACATCGGCTACGAGAACGCCACGCGCATCGCCAAGCTGGCCCTGGACAGCGGCCGCGGCGTGCTGGAGCTGGTGCGCGAGGAGAAGCTGCTGGACGAGGCCGAACTGGCCGAGATCCTCCGCCCGGAGAACATGATCGCCCCGCGCCTGGTGCCGCTGCAGGCCTGA
- a CDS encoding FMN-binding negative transcriptional regulator — protein sequence MYTPTAFDQNDLATLHRQIAEARLATVVSQGPDGLQASHLPLLLVAEEGEFGTLYGHFARANPQWRALAAAGETLVICNGPDAYVSPSWYPAKAEHGKVVPTWNYIAVHAYGQAEVFDDAERLLDLVGRLSERHEAGRAQPWSVGEAPRDYIDAMLRAIVGFALPIRRLEGKWKLGQNRSAADQAGARAGLSASPDARDRELAARMSAPA from the coding sequence ATGTATACGCCCACCGCCTTCGACCAGAACGACCTCGCCACCCTGCACCGACAGATCGCCGAGGCGCGCCTGGCCACGGTCGTCAGCCAGGGCCCGGACGGCCTGCAGGCCAGCCACCTGCCGCTGCTGCTGGTAGCCGAGGAAGGCGAGTTCGGCACCCTCTACGGCCATTTCGCCCGGGCCAATCCGCAGTGGCGGGCGCTGGCCGCCGCCGGCGAAACCCTGGTGATCTGCAACGGCCCGGACGCCTACGTCAGCCCGTCCTGGTACCCGGCCAAGGCCGAGCACGGCAAGGTGGTGCCGACCTGGAACTACATCGCCGTGCACGCCTACGGCCAGGCCGAGGTGTTCGACGACGCCGAGCGCCTGCTGGACCTGGTCGGCCGCCTCAGCGAGCGCCACGAAGCCGGCCGCGCCCAGCCCTGGTCGGTCGGCGAGGCGCCGCGCGACTATATCGACGCGATGCTGCGCGCCATCGTCGGTTTCGCCCTGCCGATCCGCCGCCTGGAAGGCAAATGGAAGCTCGGCCAGAACCGCAGTGCCGCCGACCAAGCGGGCGCGCGCGCGGGCCTCAGCGCCAGCCCGGACGCCCGTGACCGCGAACTGGCCGCGCGCATGTCTGCCCCCGCATAA
- a CDS encoding NAD-dependent epimerase/dehydratase family protein, translated as MGQLNLVTGANGHLGNTLVRALLTRGERVRAGVRDIDNPAPFVGLDCDRVYAELQDKAALRKALEGVDVLYQVAAVFRHWARDPQTEIIEPNVRGTRLLLEAAAEAGVKRIVYVSSVAAVGHTGQPLDETHWSDETDNAYYLSKILSEQVAWEVARAHGLWMVSVLPSAMIGPNAGRLTDTMNFLDAVQQRRVPLDPNFHFNFVDVRDVAEGMIQAAVKGRSGERYILANRHSSPLAALIDAANSVMPGYRLPARAPRWLLLGLAWLQERWAQLTGQPAELLVSQVRLFYGVRQEYRIAKAEAELGYRPRTAEQALREAFGYLQARGAV; from the coding sequence ATGGGCCAACTGAATCTGGTCACGGGCGCCAACGGGCATCTCGGCAACACGCTGGTCAGGGCGCTGCTGACGCGCGGCGAACGCGTGCGGGCCGGGGTGCGAGACATCGACAACCCTGCACCCTTCGTCGGGCTGGACTGCGATCGGGTCTACGCCGAGCTGCAGGACAAGGCCGCCCTGCGCAAGGCGCTGGAGGGCGTGGACGTGCTCTATCAGGTGGCGGCCGTGTTCCGCCACTGGGCCCGCGACCCGCAGACGGAGATTATCGAACCGAACGTCCGGGGCACCCGTCTGCTGCTGGAGGCTGCCGCCGAGGCGGGGGTCAAGCGCATCGTCTATGTCAGCTCGGTGGCTGCGGTGGGGCATACCGGCCAGCCGCTGGACGAAACGCATTGGAGCGACGAGACGGACAACGCCTATTACCTGTCCAAGATCCTTTCCGAACAGGTCGCCTGGGAAGTGGCGCGGGCGCATGGCCTGTGGATGGTGAGCGTGTTGCCGTCGGCGATGATCGGCCCGAATGCGGGCCGGTTGACCGACACCATGAACTTCCTCGACGCGGTGCAGCAGCGTCGGGTGCCGCTGGACCCAAATTTTCATTTCAACTTCGTCGATGTGCGCGATGTTGCCGAGGGCATGATCCAGGCCGCGGTCAAAGGGCGTTCCGGCGAGCGCTATATCCTCGCCAACCGGCATTCGTCTCCGCTGGCGGCGCTGATCGACGCGGCCAATAGTGTCATGCCCGGCTATCGCCTGCCGGCGCGGGCGCCACGCTGGCTGTTGCTAGGACTGGCCTGGCTGCAGGAGCGATGGGCGCAGCTGACCGGCCAGCCGGCCGAGCTGTTGGTCAGCCAGGTGCGGCTGTTCTACGGCGTGCGCCAGGAATACCGCATTGCCAAGGCCGAGGCGGAGCTGGGCTATCGCCCCAGAACAGCGGAACAGGCGCTGCGCGAGGCCTTCGGCTACCTGCAAGCCCGGGGGGCGGTCTAG
- a CDS encoding alanine/glycine:cation symporter family protein: MLDLLNDLLWSKLLIVMLIGLGLYFTVLSRFVQFRYFGRMFRILTEAFQRQPGQLSSFQALMLSVAGRVGAGNIAGVSVAIMLGGPGAIFWMWIVALVGMATSYFECALAQLYKRRETDGSYRGGPAFYIQHGLGQRWLGTVVSILLLVTFGFGFNAVQSFTVASSLHDTFGVPTHISGLVLTAVIGLIIFGGIKRIAKIADVLVPVMAFAYLALALFVIGSNVGQVPETLALIVKSAFGLEPAFAGGIGAAIIMGVKRGLFSNEAGLGSAPNVAAVAEVKHPVAQGIVQSLSVFIDTIILCSCTALIILLSGVYQPGMEVAGVVLTQTAAASVVGEWGRVFVSVALLLFVFTTLIYNYYLGENALGFFSSKRGPVMVYRALVVALVLWGSVQDLGTVFAFADVTMGLLAVANLVALALLFKVGLRLMRDYDSQVKAGVESPVFDPKRFADLDLDPAAWPANPPSTAPAADAEIAHAAHQR; encoded by the coding sequence ATGCTCGACCTTCTGAACGACCTGCTCTGGAGCAAGCTGCTGATCGTCATGCTGATCGGCCTTGGCCTGTACTTCACGGTGCTCTCGCGCTTCGTACAGTTCCGCTACTTCGGCCGCATGTTCCGCATCCTCACCGAAGCCTTTCAGCGCCAGCCGGGCCAGCTCAGCTCGTTCCAGGCGCTGATGCTTTCGGTCGCAGGCCGCGTCGGTGCCGGCAATATCGCCGGGGTCTCCGTCGCCATCATGCTCGGCGGCCCGGGCGCGATCTTCTGGATGTGGATAGTCGCCCTGGTCGGCATGGCCACCAGCTACTTCGAGTGCGCCCTGGCCCAGTTGTACAAGCGCCGCGAGACCGACGGCAGCTACCGTGGCGGCCCGGCCTTCTATATCCAGCACGGTCTCGGCCAGCGCTGGCTGGGCACCGTCGTTTCGATCCTGCTGCTGGTGACCTTCGGCTTCGGCTTCAACGCCGTGCAGTCCTTCACCGTGGCCAGCTCGCTGCATGACACCTTCGGCGTGCCGACCCATATCAGCGGCCTGGTCCTGACTGCCGTCATCGGCCTGATCATCTTCGGTGGCATCAAGCGCATCGCCAAGATCGCCGACGTGCTGGTGCCGGTGATGGCCTTCGCCTACCTCGCCCTGGCGCTGTTCGTCATCGGCAGCAACGTCGGTCAGGTCCCGGAAACCCTGGCACTGATCGTCAAGAGCGCCTTCGGTCTGGAGCCGGCCTTCGCCGGCGGCATCGGCGCGGCCATCATCATGGGTGTCAAGCGCGGCCTGTTCTCCAACGAGGCCGGCCTGGGCAGCGCGCCCAACGTCGCCGCCGTGGCCGAGGTCAAGCACCCGGTGGCCCAGGGCATCGTGCAGTCGCTCAGCGTGTTCATCGACACCATCATCCTGTGCAGCTGCACCGCCCTGATCATCCTGCTCTCCGGCGTCTACCAGCCGGGCATGGAAGTGGCCGGCGTGGTCCTGACCCAGACCGCCGCGGCCAGCGTGGTGGGCGAGTGGGGCCGGGTGTTCGTCAGTGTCGCCCTGCTGCTGTTCGTCTTCACCACCCTGATCTACAACTACTACCTCGGTGAGAACGCCCTGGGATTCTTCAGCAGCAAGCGTGGACCAGTGATGGTCTACCGCGCCCTGGTGGTGGCCCTGGTACTCTGGGGCTCGGTGCAGGACCTGGGCACCGTGTTCGCCTTCGCCGACGTCACCATGGGTCTGCTGGCGGTGGCCAACCTGGTGGCCCTGGCGCTGCTGTTCAAGGTCGGCCTGCGCCTGATGCGCGACTACGACAGCCAGGTCAAGGCCGGCGTCGAGTCGCCGGTGTTCGACCCCAAGCGGTTCGCCGACCTGGATCTGGACCCGGCAGCCTGGCCCGCCAACCCGCCGAGCACCGCCCCGGCGGCGGATGCCGAGATCGCCCACGCCGCGCACCAGCGCTGA
- a CDS encoding substrate-binding periplasmic protein — MRRHAPLCLLLGLLLSTLAHAELPRDYRVVLLTENFPPFNMAANDKNFARDANIRGISADIVREMFRRADIRYSLTLRFPWDRIYKQAMTTPNHGLFSTSLSEARKPLFRWVGPIAQYQSVLVGLEHGGPRPATLEQAKAYRIGAYQSAAVSQYLERLGFAPLNALRDQENIRKLQRGQIDLWATSDPVWRHYAKQQGASGLRTALSFETSQLYLALNKNTPDEVVERLQAALEQMRAEGYGSCAKNPELC, encoded by the coding sequence ATGCGCCGCCATGCCCCGCTTTGTCTGCTGCTCGGCCTGCTGCTGAGCACCCTCGCCCACGCCGAACTGCCGCGCGACTACCGGGTGGTGCTGCTGACCGAAAACTTCCCGCCGTTCAACATGGCGGCGAACGACAAGAACTTCGCCCGCGACGCGAACATCCGGGGCATCAGCGCCGACATCGTGCGCGAGATGTTCAGGCGCGCCGACATCCGCTACAGCCTGACCCTGCGCTTCCCCTGGGACCGCATCTACAAGCAGGCGATGACCACGCCCAACCACGGCCTGTTCTCCACCTCGCTGAGCGAGGCACGCAAGCCGCTGTTCAGGTGGGTCGGGCCGATCGCGCAGTACCAGAGCGTGCTGGTCGGCCTCGAACACGGCGGCCCACGGCCGGCGACCCTGGAGCAGGCCAAGGCCTATCGCATCGGCGCCTACCAGAGCGCCGCGGTCAGCCAGTACCTGGAGCGTCTGGGCTTTGCCCCGCTGAACGCCCTGCGCGACCAGGAAAATATCCGCAAGCTGCAGCGCGGCCAGATCGACCTCTGGGCCACCTCCGACCCGGTCTGGCGTCACTACGCCAAGCAGCAGGGCGCCAGCGGCCTGCGCACCGCCCTGAGCTTCGAGACCTCGCAGCTGTACCTGGCGCTGAACAAGAACACCCCGGACGAGGTGGTCGAGCGCCTGCAGGCGGCGCTGGAGCAGATGCGCGCCGAAGGCTACGGCAGCTGCGCGAAGAATCCCGAGCTGTGCTGA
- a CDS encoding GNAT family N-acetyltransferase: protein MTEAPRLDWQPVPAPARAPLAGQYVRLEPLDPAAHGDDLWLALQGPDADPALWDYLPYGPFAERAGFDAWLTGNASSADPQFFAVIELASRRCTGLLSFLRITPRDGCIEIGHIAFGAAMQRSPASTEAVYLLAEQAMGRLGYRRLEWKCNALNARSMRAAERLGFVYEGTFRQHMMVKGCNRDSAWFSIIDREWPRCRAAFQRWLAPANFDEQGRQRQRLEALRGDIGRG from the coding sequence ATGACCGAAGCCCCCCGACTCGACTGGCAGCCCGTGCCAGCCCCTGCCCGCGCCCCGCTCGCTGGCCAGTACGTGCGCCTCGAGCCCCTCGATCCGGCCGCCCATGGCGACGACCTGTGGCTGGCCCTGCAGGGTCCGGACGCCGATCCCGCGCTGTGGGACTACCTGCCCTACGGCCCCTTTGCCGAACGCGCGGGCTTCGACGCCTGGCTGACCGGCAACGCGAGCAGCGCCGACCCGCAGTTCTTCGCCGTGATCGAACTGGCCAGCCGGCGCTGCACCGGCCTGCTGAGTTTCCTGCGAATCACGCCCAGGGACGGCTGCATCGAAATCGGCCATATCGCCTTCGGCGCCGCCATGCAGCGCAGCCCGGCCTCCACCGAGGCGGTCTACCTGCTGGCCGAGCAGGCCATGGGCAGGCTCGGCTACCGCCGCCTGGAGTGGAAGTGCAACGCCCTCAACGCCCGTTCCATGCGCGCCGCCGAGCGCCTGGGCTTCGTCTACGAAGGCACCTTTCGCCAGCACATGATGGTCAAGGGCTGCAACCGCGACAGCGCCTGGTTCTCGATCATCGACCGCGAATGGCCACGCTGCCGCGCCGCCTTCCAGCGCTGGCTGGCACCGGCCAACTTCGACGAGCAGGGGCGGCAACGGCAGCGCCTGGAAGCGCTGCGCGGCGACATTGGCCGGGGCTGA
- a CDS encoding histone deacetylase family protein, which yields MLTYYSDDHHLHHGSCELIDGQLLPCFEKPQRADHILARVKERELGEVRAPRDFGRAPLARIHSAAYLDFLEGAWARWQAQGGQGDLLPYTWPARTLRQLLPTSLHGQLGYYSFDAGAPITAGTWQAAYSAAQVALSAQAEIAAGAHSAFALCRPPGHHAAAEVMGGYCYLNNAAIAAQAFLDQGRAKVAILDVDYHHGNGTQSIFYPRGDVVVASIHGDPAAEFPFFLGHADECGEGTGEGCNFNYPLPAGSDWATWRAALEQACRRIAESGAEVLVVSLGVDTFKDDPISQFKLDSPDYLRMGQRIAALGLPTLFVMEGGYAVEAIGVNAVNVLEGFEGA from the coding sequence ATGCTGACCTACTACAGCGACGACCATCACCTGCACCACGGCAGCTGCGAGCTGATCGACGGCCAGCTGCTGCCCTGCTTCGAGAAACCGCAGCGCGCCGACCATATCCTCGCACGGGTCAAGGAGCGCGAACTCGGCGAGGTCCGCGCCCCCAGGGACTTCGGCCGCGCGCCGCTGGCGCGCATCCACTCGGCGGCCTACCTGGACTTCCTCGAAGGCGCCTGGGCCCGCTGGCAGGCCCAGGGCGGCCAGGGCGACCTGCTGCCCTACACCTGGCCGGCACGCACCCTGCGCCAGCTGCTGCCGACCAGCCTGCACGGCCAACTCGGCTACTACAGCTTCGACGCCGGCGCGCCGATCACCGCCGGCACCTGGCAGGCGGCCTACAGCGCCGCCCAGGTGGCCCTCAGCGCCCAGGCCGAGATCGCCGCCGGCGCCCACAGCGCCTTCGCCCTGTGCCGGCCGCCGGGCCACCACGCCGCCGCCGAGGTGATGGGCGGCTACTGCTACCTGAACAACGCCGCCATCGCCGCCCAGGCCTTCCTCGACCAGGGCCGCGCCAAGGTGGCGATCCTCGACGTCGACTACCACCACGGCAACGGCACCCAGTCGATCTTCTACCCACGCGGCGACGTGGTGGTGGCCTCGATCCACGGCGACCCGGCGGCGGAGTTCCCGTTCTTCCTCGGCCACGCCGACGAGTGCGGCGAAGGCACCGGCGAGGGCTGCAACTTCAACTACCCGCTGCCGGCCGGCAGCGACTGGGCGACCTGGCGCGCGGCCCTGGAACAGGCCTGCCGGCGCATCGCCGAATCCGGCGCCGAGGTGCTGGTGGTGTCGCTGGGGGTGGACACCTTCAAGGACGATCCGATCTCCCAGTTCAAGCTCGACAGCCCGGACTACCTGCGCATGGGCCAGCGCATCGCCGCCCTCGGCCTGCCGACCCTGTTCGTCATGGAAGGCGGCTACGCGGTGGAGGCGATCGGCGTGAATGCGGTGAATGTGCTGGAAGGTTTCGAGGGCGCCTGA
- a CDS encoding LysR substrate-binding domain-containing protein, which produces MNLETKWLEDFVALAATRSFSQAASRRHVTQPAFSRRIKALEQMLGLTLVNRACTPVELTEAGQLFLVTARSLVEQFGEVVRHLHNLEGKQGEVLQIVAAHSLTLGFFPEWIARLRREGLPLNTRLVATNVGEAVHSLREGSCDLILAYYDPDASLQMDPEIFPSLHLGATAMLPVCAVDEGGRPLYDLDSGQSVPLLAYTAGAFLGRSVNLLLRQRALRSTTVYETAMADSLKSMALQGMGVAWVPRLSVTAELARGELAVCGDEQWQTPLEIRLYRCALVRKAAVRLLWRKLESGGLGR; this is translated from the coding sequence ATGAACCTGGAAACCAAATGGCTGGAGGACTTCGTCGCCCTGGCCGCCACCCGCAGCTTTTCCCAGGCGGCGTCGAGGCGCCACGTCACCCAGCCGGCCTTCAGCCGGCGGATCAAGGCGCTGGAGCAGATGCTCGGCCTGACCCTGGTCAACCGCGCCTGCACCCCGGTGGAACTGACCGAGGCCGGTCAGCTATTCCTGGTCACCGCGCGCAGCCTGGTCGAGCAGTTCGGCGAGGTGGTGCGCCACCTGCACAACCTCGAGGGCAAGCAGGGCGAGGTGCTGCAGATAGTCGCCGCCCACTCGCTGACCCTGGGCTTCTTCCCCGAGTGGATCGCCCGTCTGCGCCGCGAGGGCCTGCCACTGAACACCCGGCTGGTGGCGACCAACGTCGGCGAGGCGGTGCACTCGCTGCGCGAAGGCAGCTGCGACCTGATCCTCGCCTACTACGACCCGGACGCCTCTCTGCAGATGGACCCGGAGATCTTCCCCTCGCTGCACCTGGGCGCCACCGCCATGCTGCCGGTGTGCGCGGTGGACGAGGGCGGCCGGCCGCTGTACGACCTCGACAGTGGCCAGAGCGTGCCGCTGCTGGCCTATACCGCCGGGGCCTTCCTCGGCCGTTCGGTGAACCTGCTGCTGCGCCAGCGCGCCCTGCGCTCGACCACGGTGTACGAGACGGCCATGGCCGACAGTTTGAAGAGCATGGCCCTGCAGGGCATGGGGGTGGCCTGGGTGCCGCGCCTGTCGGTGACCGCCGAGCTGGCCCGCGGCGAGCTGGCGGTGTGCGGCGACGAGCAGTGGCAGACGCCGCTGGAGATCCGCCTGTACCGCTGCGCCCTGGTGCGCAAGGCGGCGGTGCGCCTGCTCTGGCGCAAGCTGGAAAGCGGCGGGCTGGGGCGCTGA